The Polypterus senegalus isolate Bchr_013 chromosome 9, ASM1683550v1, whole genome shotgun sequence genome includes a window with the following:
- the LOC120535674 gene encoding gamma-enolase, which translates to MSIINIHAREILDSRGNPTVEVDLCTEKGMFRAAVPSGASTGIYEALELRDNDKSRYLGKGVLKAIDHINNEIKPALIDSGLSVLEQEKLDNMMLELDGTENKSQFGANAILGVSLAICKAGAAEKGIPLYRHIADLAGNTDLILPVPAFNVINGGSHAGNKLAMQEFMVLPVGAESFRDALRVGAELYHTLKGVIKDKYGKDATNVGDEGGFAPNILENSEALELLKTAIEKAGFTDKIVIGMDVAASEFYRDGSYDLDFKSPDDPSRYISSDELADLYQSFVRDYPVVSIEDPFDQDDWEAWSKFTANVGIQVVGDDLTVTNPKRIEKAVEEKACNCLLLKVNQIGSVTEAIQACKLAQENGWGVMVSHRSGETEDTFIADLVVGLCTGQIKTGAPCRSERLAKYNQLMRIEEELGDQARFAGHNFRNPSAL; encoded by the exons ATGTCTATTATAAATATTCACGCTCGGGAGATTCTGGATTCCCGTGGGAACCCTACTGTGGAGGTTGACCTCTGTACAgaaaaag GGATGTTTCGTGCTGCTGTTCCCAGCGGTGCCTCTACTGGGATCTATGAAGCCCTGGAGTTACGTGACAATGACAAATCCCGCTACCTAGGAAAAG GTGTTTTGAAAGCAATCGATCACATTAATAATGAAATTAAGCCAGCACTAATCGATTCG GGACTGTCAGTTCTGGAGCAAGAGAAACTCGACAACATGATGCTTGAGTTGGATGGAACTGAGAATAAAT CTCAGTTTGGCGCAAATGCTATCTTGGGTGTGTCTCTTGCAATCTGTAAAGCTGGTGCTGCTGAGAAAGGTATTCCGTTGTATCGTCACATTGCTGACTTGGCTGGAAACACAGACCTTATCCTTCCAGTTCCG gCATTCAACGTCATAAATGGTGGATCACATGCAGGTAACAAGCTTGCCATGCAAGAATTCATGGTGTTACCAGTGGGAGCTGAATCTTTCCGAGATGCTTTGCGTGTGGGAGCAGAACTCTATCACACACTTAAAGGTGTCATCAAGGACAAATATGGGAAGGATGCCACCAATGTTGGAGATGAGGGAGGATTTGCACCCAACATCCTGGAGAACAGTGAAG CTTTGGAGCTGCTAAAGACTGCCATTGAAAAGGCTGGTTTTACTGACAAGATTGTAATTGGGATGGATGTTGCAGCCTCAGAATTCTATCGAGATGGCAGCTATGACCTTGATTTTAAGTCTCCTGATGACCCTAGCCGATATATTTCTTCTGATGAGCTGGCTGACCTTTACCAGAGTTTTGTCAGGGATTACCCAG TGGTGTCAATTGAGGACCCATTTGACCAGGATGACTGGGAGGCATGGAGCAAGTTCACTGCAAATGTTGGAATTCAGGTTGTGGGTGATGACCTCACTGTAACTAACCCTAAACGCATTGAAAAGGCAGTGGAGGAGAAAGCCTGCAACTGTCTGCTTCTGAAGGTCAACCAGATTGGTTCAGTTACAGAAGCCATTCAGGC GTGCAAGCTTGCCCAAGAGAACGGTTGGGGAGTGATGGTTAGTCACAGGTCTGGTGAAACAGAGGACACTTTTATTGCAGATCTAGTAGTTGGACTGTGTACTGGACAG ATCAAGACTGGGGCTCCATGTAGGTCTGAACGCTTGGCAAAGTATAATCAGTTAATGAG AATTGAGGAAGAACTTGGAGATCAAGCTCGATTTGCTGGGCACAACTTCCGAAACCCCAGTGCACTCTGA